A region of the Cannabis sativa cultivar Pink pepper isolate KNU-18-1 chromosome 3, ASM2916894v1, whole genome shotgun sequence genome:
ATGTTGTATTTTGATGCGGAGCTGAGGATCACTAGACAAATAACAAAAATGCAACCGCAACCTCTCAAGGGAAGAGGAACCCATCAATATCTTCTCTACTACATTATCTCCAAGCCTAACATAAGTCAATGATAATGTTTTCAAAGATGGAAAGCTAAACGAGTAACTAGAATCCAACTCCACCGAAGTCAAGTTCAATATAGTCAAATATCTTAAGTTGACTGCTAGTGTTTTAGGCAAGGAATAGTAGTGAAAACCAATATTGTTAATCACTGTTCTGTTCACGCAAAGATCTATTTCCTTGACTTTCATCTCAGCTATGAAAGCTAACCATTTATCCAAGTGGGAAACCTTGGATAAATTCATGCCTCTCTTGCGGTGTTCCAAATAATGAATGTGAAGCCTAAAACTAGTTATGGCTGAATCGCGGATAAAATTCATGCCTCTCTTGCGGTGTTCCAAATAATTATTAACATAACTGTAAAGCTTTTTCGGATTATTTGGCCAATCAAAATCAGAAAAAGAGAGTTTGGGGACAGAATACCACATGAGCTTCCAACGATCTGAAACTAGGCAAGTCGAAACGGCATCCTTAGTTGAAAGAAATGAGAGAATATGAATGATGAGTGAATCAGGTAGTTTCGAAAGTCTGTCTTCCTCCTCACCCATCATCATCAATGTCGTCTTAACTCTTTTTTCAGCCATAACAACTAACagcaaagaaaaagaagagagaaattGTGAGTTAAGTTTCTTTGAAGAGAAAGAATCACTCATAAAATATgcaatgaagagagaaagaaggCAAACAATGTGCAAATTTCTtgtgaaattataattataaaaattatgatTTCATTACAGGAAACAAAAGCAATAAAGTTTAAGACTTTATACAGTTAGTAACTATTGAAGAAATCAAGAAGAAatatctttttttgttttttgtaatCGACATTATTGGTATGtatattaatcaataaatggaTTTAAGAAATACATTTGTAACcaaaagaataataattaagaaagaAAAGGTTAGAATGGAATTGATACTTACTTGTCAGGTGCAGAGTGCAGTAGAAAAATTTCTTATGTAATGAACAGTAATGGAAGTGAGAGAATGAATGAGGAGTTGTTTGTTTGAGTACGTAATAATGTAAAGaagaaacatatatatatatatgagtggtGTGGTGTTTACGTTGGAAATTTACGAGGAATAATCCATTTCTTACATTTTACTGCCACGTGGCAGTTTGTTATTTTATACTTTCTATCTTattcaattatatttatgtaaactacttttagatttaatattattttcgactttttgcaaaaattatttattgataaaaataattgagtatttttttaaaatagcatcttgaatttaatttttaataattttattttaagataCAATATTGTTGTATTGATTAGTAAGAACAAGATAAATCTTAATCCACCGTTTGACTTTAATGGACTTCATATAGAGAATTtacataatatatttaaaaattgaattctttttacattttatgaactttttttttatttacaattttttttttttagtatttatgaaataatcccTAACAAATATCAAGTTAAAAAATAAGTCTTTGTTGTTGCAAATCAAGGAACAAGGCACCAATTTTAATATTAGTTTAACTcttgttaaattattaatttttaattttaattgaataatattttttgattacataatttttaacatgataataataatataatacgtAAATAATAAtctttaagttatatttttaaaattttttaaaattaattaatattattaaatttttatttttatttaaaaattaatttaaatatattaataataatataacacgtagataataagtttttttttttttttttttgagaaaagagGGTAAGAATTTTATTCAACATGAAGAATTATCCTTTCTTACAATCGAAAGCAAATCTGGAGCAGAAAGCTCATCCAAAATACAACCTGACATAAAACAGGACTTCCTTGCAATGCAATGAGCAACCctatttgcagatcgtttaacaaatgAAATAAAAACATTATGTAACTCAGAGAGTAGCAAACGACAATCTTGAACAAGAAAATCAAATTGAGATGGCATTTGAACTGAACCGTTAATAGCCTGAACAACTACCAAAGAATTAGTTTCAACTCCACGTCAGTTAACTGTTTCGTCTTAATCCAACTTAAGACTTCCTTAACGCCCACCACTTCTGCTATCTCAGGGGAAACCATACTGAGTTTGCTATTTGAGAAAGCTTCAAGAAATTTTCCATTTTTATCTCGAACAATGAAGCCAAAACCAAACCGATTCTCAGTTTCAAAAGGGCCCCATCGACATTGATCTTGAACTTAGTTGAAACAGGTTTAGTCCAATGCTCTTTACCATTACTAAAATTAACATTTAGTAACAGTAAGGATCCATTTGATTGAGCATTTTTCCAATTGTCAAGATTAGTTTTTGTCGATCGAATCACCTCAGAAACTTTAGTTGTTTTATTGCTCCATAAGAGATCGTTACGAGCCATCCAAATACGCCATAAAATCATTGCTGCCTCCTCAGCAACTGTCTTCTGTTTTTGCACCAGAATATTGCAAAACTAGTTGCATACATCAGTGTCATTAGCACCAGAAGCATCAGCCGAAGAAAGACTCCAACAAGACCTTGCAAAGTTACATCTGAACAGAACACGTGTGATAGATTCAGGTTCAATGTTACACATTGGGCAAGTAAGATCCACATGTACATGCTTGGTGGTAAGTTGTAATTTCGTTGGAAGGCAGCATGCAAGGATACGCCAAACCAGATGCTGAACTTTAGCAGGTACATTGAGTTGCCACACTTTCTTCCAATAAGATGCCCCATCATTAATCGACCAGTCCCCATTGACAACTTGAAGAAGTTTGTATGCACTGCTAACAGAGTAGCCTCCACCCGTTTCCTTAAACCAGGACCAGCAGTCACCACTTGTGGAGTTGGTTAGCTGAATTGAGAGAATAAGATCACTGTCATGTTGATTAAAAACATCTCTAATCAAATCAACATCCCACTCTCTTGATCCTATCTGAAATAAGTAATCAACAGTACGTCCAACAAGACTAGGATGGTATGTTGTAACAAAATTGCTATCCACAGTACGAAGCCACGGATCTTCTAAAATAGAAGTCGTTTTACCATCACAAATCATTCTAACAGCACCCATCTTGATAAGATCTTTAGCTTTTAAAATGCTTCGCCAAATGAAGCTCGGATAATAAGTTAAGATTTAATTCTTAAATTCCAATAATTTTATTACCTTCAAAAATCAGCAAAATACtcatttatattagtttagaaCATTATCTTAATCAGCACGTGAAAGTCACGTGCCATCGGTAAATGTATATATGTCTCTGATCGTCTTCTTCCTCTTTCTTCAACCACATTCTTTAAATTAACCTCAGAGTCAGTCACAGACCCTAAAATCTCTCTGATTCGAAAACCACTTTTCTGATTCGAAGACAACTACAAGAGTATATGCAACTACAGGTTAGGGACAGCAAACGATtctatgtatttttatttttcttgaattGAATCCATCAAATGAAATTCTATGAATGAGTTACCCAATTTATGGCTGTTGCAGGTCATT
Encoded here:
- the LOC115709559 gene encoding F-box/FBD/LRR-repeat protein At5g53840-like → MSDSFSSKKLNSQFLSSFSLLLVVMAEKRVKTTLMMMGEEEDRLSKLPDSLIIHILSFLSTKDAVSTCLVSDRWKLMWYSVPKLSFSDFDWPNNPKKLYSYVNNYLEHRKRGMNFIRDSAITSFRLHIHYLEHRKRGMNLSKVSHLDKWLAFIAEMKVKEIDLCVNRTVINNIGFHYYSLPKTLAVNLRYLTILNLTSVELDSSYSFSFPSLKTLSLTYVRLGDNVVEKILMGSSSLERLRLHFCYLSSDPQLRIKIQHSLSLKFLDIILRKDLVEQIDLINLESLFLTGVSFEKIKVSACKAIRILKLVINLESSFEHFISNLPLLEEFTFTKRRKCKLKHIKISNQHLEKLFVHNPYNEELNVILKSTPKLTTVVYTGCIKLSVSMESSNLLFGTFVILVAQENYDTDWFVNFMNFLLNLKCSWRSIDIHVKSDKALFFPEKLKRVCRSPLVDWKNLTFFTEYEPERESNLKDALQWISPTLSLKKGRHYYQHAFKVFEKYKDEFL